A stretch of DNA from Sugiyamaella lignohabitans strain CBS 10342 chromosome B, complete sequence:
tttttaagttGCAGTGTCTTAAAAAAGCGAGATGGGCTGGAGCCAGTCCCTGCAGTGTGCATGAAGAGGTGGGGGAGTGGTTGGgctgggtggtggtggattGAGAGGCATGATCAACGTGCGTGAAAGATGTAGCGGGGTGGAGGGGCAGCATATGGTTGAGAGTTAAGAGAGGGTGAAGAGCACTTGTGAGGGGAAGTCTACACTTTACTGTACATGATTATAACGAAAATGAGTTTTACATAGTGGAAATATATTGAAAAAGTattctgaaaaaaaaaattttcaaaagaaactaAGCGATGTGCAAAGAAAGCCGAGAtaagataaagaaaaaaagtgtGGAGTGACAAAGCATGGAGAGTCCTGACCGAACTGCTTACAATATTGTCAGCGCGGGTCCATCGGTACCAAATGTTAATCCAAAACTCGTAAATATCGTACAGGCAATCTTGGTGACAACTTGTGCTTGTCACCTTAGTCACTACTGAGTTACATCCGTATGTGCATATGTTTATCCGTTAAATGCACCATTAGTTATCTGTTACTCATGGGATTGTCATCTCCGATTTGACGAGGTTAGGGCGCCCCTGTTCAAAAGGGCCCTATTATCCGACCAAGGGAGTTTATTGTTGATTGTATTTGTCGCTATTGAGTCAAGTAATTTATGGCCTAGTGGTTTCACATATGACTTGACTTGAGGCCAGTGGTTGTATATTGGTTGGTTTAGAGATCAATACGCATTGAATAGCATGGTATTCAGATCTGACGGTGTCGATCCCGCTGGCAAGAACCACCCAGGCATGGATGAAATTGACCTTGCCAAGGCTATGGAATGCCCTGGTGTTCTTGAAAGGCTAGAGAATTACTTTCAGGAAGTGGGCTATAAGCGGGATCGTGCTGGTAATACCACTGGCCCTGATTTGAGTGGGAGTGGGAGTGCCACTGTAGGTGCTGGTCTCGGTGCTGGTCCTGGTGCTCATACTAGAGCTAGTGCAGGTGCTGGTCCTGGTCCTGATTCTGGGCCCGGGGCTGGATCCCCTGCTCCATCTGTTACAAGAATCACAACTAGAGATAGCTCTGGTACAGCTACAGGTAAACCAGAGACTTCAGCAGGTAGTTCCAAGACATCCGATACTGTAGATTCGGTCGGAAAAGGTAAACCTCTACCGTCAGAATTCAACGCAGATGAAAATCTAGAAGTTTTACTTCGGGCATTGGGTCAAAGTGGTAATGGGCCCTTTCCACGTAATGCCACTCAGGAAGATATGTACCATCCAGCAGTGTCTTTTAAGGATTTAGTTGTGAAGGGCCGACCGTCAGAACCTGGTCCTATTCCAACTGTGTTCGAAttaggaaaaaaaattcttcTCTTTCCAGTATCTGTGTTCAAGTTATTTGCAAAAAAAGAGTATCCAACTATTCTCCATGGATTGGACGGCATTGTGTATCCGGGAGAAATGCTGCTTGTGTTAGGCGCCAATAATGCAGGCTGTTCAACACTACTCAAAACATTATCGGGCCACATCAATGACTATTCCTTGGTTGATGGGTCGGTATGCTACGACTCTATGACATTGGACAGTCTACGACGTTCGTCTTACAGGTCTCAAGTTATATACAATTCATCAAGTAAGTACACTTTTGACTGTCaaaaatttattatttggtGGCCTATATTTGTTTACATACTTTACTCATACTCACAAGTTTAGTTGACGCACATTTCCCTCAGTTGACGGTCAGACAGACACTCAACTTTGCAGTAGAGGCTCGCTTAGAGGATGGTAGAAGCAAGGCATATCGAGATAAAATAGTTAGCCTTTTGGCATATCAACATGGACTTACAAGTGTAATGGATTCAAAAGTTGGCAACCAGTTTGTACCTGGTACTAGTCCCCTAATGAGACACAAACTTACCGTGGCTGAAGCCGCTGCTTGTAGAGGATCTGTTTACTGCTGGGACGAGACTCCAAAATCTGTCGATTTCACAATTGCAATTCGTGCCCTGACAAACCTTATATCGAATGTGTCCATATCAGCTGCTCACCAGGCCAATCAACGTGTATATGATCTCTATGATAAAGTGCTCATCTTATTTGATGGGCatgagattttttttggtagGTCCGATGCTGCTCATACATATTTTGAGAGACTAGGCTACGCACCATCTGCTACTGAGACTACAGACGACTTCCTAGCCCGAATAGCATCACGAGATGTAAACTGCCAGCACCGTCCAGTCCAAGAGTCTAAAGAGCTCGAAACCCATGAAAATCCCCTAATGAGACCTCAGGAACTTGAAAGAGCATGGAAAAGTTCTCCTGAATATGCCAAGCTCATCGAAGAAATTGATCAGCACAGAGCCAAACATACTTCAGATGCTAAGTTCACCGGTCCTTTATACAGTAGAAGTTATTTGCATCAGCTCAGACTTGGAGCAAAACGCGGATATCAAAGAATTTTGGGCGATAAAATGTTCCAAATAACTCAGTTCCTCCTAGGAATTTTCAATGCCCTGGTGCTGGGACCGTTGTTTTTTAATCTAAATCCAACCACTGTGGACGCATTTTCAAAAGGTGGTGGTCTATTCTTTGCTCTAGTTTATAACATCACAATCGCTTTGATAGAGGTCGCCGTAATCATGAACAATCGACCGATTTTGCTTAAACAGAGGCGATATTACTTTATTCGCCCATCTGTTGAGAATTTTCATAGAGTAATTACCGACCTCCCATTCCGATCCATTGGCGTGTTCTTATTTGCACTTCCTTATTACTTTTTGTCCAGTTTCAGACTGGCTGCTGGCCATTTTTTCCTGTACTTGTTCGTAGTCGAACTTACCACATATGCTTTTGTCAGCTATTATCAGATGATGGCCAGTATAATTCGCGTACCCGAAGTTGGCTCCGTAGTTGTTGTTCTTAGTGTGATATTTTTCCTCTCATATTCGGGATATATGATACCAACAACGTTTATGCATCCATGGTTTAGATGGCTAAATCGAATTGATCCAATGGCATACGGTTTTGAAATTTTACTTTTAAATGAATTTCATGGCCGAAACATGACTTGTGGTCTAGTTGCACCCAGTGGGCCTGGCTATGAAAATTTGGGCCCTCCTTACCAGTCGTGTGTTATGGCTGGTGTACTACCTAATCAAGTCTTTGCTGTCGGTGATTCGTATATGGCAAATATATTTGCATATACATGGTCTCATGTTTGGCGAAATGTAGGGATTATAATTGCCCTCTGGCTGTCTTTTCTTTTAATTGGAGCTCTTGGTTCTGAGCTTTTTGCTCATGCTCCAAGAGGGTCGCAAAAACACATCTTATTCAAGAATCCTGACCGTCAAGACCAGAAATCGCTGGACGACCTGCCGTCTAGTGGCGCTATCAACAGATCTTCTAacatttttgaaaaaagagaCACCTCGTATACCTGGCAACATATATCCAAGGAAGGTCTCTTAGATGATGTATCTGGGTTTGTACAATCTGGACAGATGACTGCAATTATTAGTGAGAATCTAATGTCCCTAACAGCTTTGACAGAATTGCTGGCTCTTCGGTCTCCGACATCGGATTCTGGTAATATCCGTCTTAATGGAAGTGACCCCCGCTTGTCAAATTGTATAGGCTTTGTACAGGCTGATGATGACCATATCTCGTATCAGACTGTGAGGGAAGCTTTACAATTCTCTGCTCGACTAAGGTTACCATCAACAATGCCTGATTCtaaaaaaatgcaaatagTTGATAGAGTCATTGCTGATTTGGATATGTACGACATGGCTGATGCGTTAGTAGGGAAAGAAGGAGGCACTAACAGTTTACCCGCTTATCATCGTAAGAAGCTAGCTATTGGAGTAGAGATGGTAGCCCTTCCTGATGTTTTGATAGTAGATCTACCTACTAATCGTCTCGATACTGTAGAATCTCACAAATTTGCAATACTACTGACTTCTCTAGCTAGGGATAGTGGTGTAGCtattatttcttctctATGGGATCCCTCATCTAGCCAACTTGATTACTTTGATAATGTTCTCTTACTAGACCCATCTGGTGGATGCTCATATTTTGGTAAAGTTGGCCAAGACCTAAGAGAAATTCTTCGCTATTTCAACCGATCATCTTGTGATCCCTACCGTGGCGAAAACCTGGCTGGTACTACTGACTTCTTGCTACAAACGGTACGCAACATGGACTCGTGTGGAGCACACGAAATGAGGTCTGCATGGTCGACGTCAAGAGAAAAGGCTGTGATGGACGCTACGATAGTAGAATTGAATGACTCCAGGCACGCGACTCCCATGATCCCCCACAACTCACCAAACTCATATATGAGAAACTTTGGGCTTGTGTTTAAGCGTACTGCCAGAGCTTATTGGAGAACTCCCAggtacttttttttcaaagcaTTTTCATTTGCGCTGAttggtttatttgttgGCTTCACTTTTTACAAAGCTGGTAATACTGCTGGCGGTCTTCAAAATGGtgtttttgcattttttttttcaatcgTCGTAGACCCTGCTATGGCGGCTATGATTCACGACCAAGTAATGCCTATAAGAGATCACTATGAACGTGGTGAAAAGAACTACAGGCAGACTTATCACTGGAGCTGTCTCACCTTTTCTGTCTTGATTTGTGAGGTTGCTGTCCACATTCCCCTATCAACGCTGACATTCCTTGGTTTGTATTATCCCACACACTATACATCCCAACCAGGCTATTTCTACTTTGTGTACTGTATCCTATTTCAGCTGTATGTGGTCAGCATTTCTTTGGGCATCACTTTCATGTCTCCAGATATCATGTCTGCCAACAACCTGTCTTCAACCGCATTCAATTTGACTGTTAATTACTGCGGTGTACCTCAAAGACCAAATCTTATGACTGGTCTTTACAGGTTCTTGTATAGAGTGTCTCCATTGTCATACTTTGTTCAAGCATACTCCATTGCCTTCTTCCATGAATTACCAGTTGTTTGTAAACCGCAGGAGTACACGGTGTTTAGTACTATTGCCGGGAAAACATGTCAAGAGTATGCCGGCCCGTTTATAGCTGCCAATGGAGGATATCTTGCAAATCCTGATTCAACTAGCACCTGTCAGTATTGCCAGTTTGCTGTGGGCGATGAGTTTATGCATGCTAATTTGAGCACTGGTATTGGCGACAAGTGGCGTAACGTTGGGATCATTTTCGCATACattcttttcaatattgCTGGAGCCCAATTATGTTACTTTATTTTCCGAGTCGTTAAGTGGCCCTCTTTTCTTAAGAAAATTAGCTTTATCGGCAGACAGTTTGTGTTTGCAAAGAAGATTCACGACGATTAACCCTAcatggttttttttttatttaagTATGTATTTCAATGCTAAAAATTAAATGTAAGCTTTGCCAGAAGGGCCAGTGAACCTGTCTGGCCCTCCTGCTTCCCAAGGTTAGTATCACAGGAAATTAATTTAAATAACCAACATTCGTCTTCGCGGATGATTTCTCGACTGGTAAGCGGTTTAAGCGCGCTTGGCGGCAGTGGGCGGGAAATTTTCAGGCCCAGATTTTGCCAGCTGTGCGGTTTAGGGTTAGTTGATAaatgtgaaatttcacGGGACCGTTGGATCAAACTAGAATCAAGAAACGACCAAATacaattttttatttctttttgtcattcattcattcatttatttacGTTTGAGTTGGGATTTGGGTGTTTAACGGTATTGGGTGGTTAGAATCTTTTAGAAAAGTGGGGATATGAAATCTGGTAACCTTTTACTTTCACTGGCACAGGCCAGTGGCCGTAATGGACTGGTATTGAGAAGATGCTACTCTGATCAGGCTATTGGTAGAGGTAGTGGTCATATCGAAACATCAGCAGGGCAGCCTTATAACAGTCTTGACGAGTATGGTGTCTTGGATTCACTTTTTTTCCCACCTCAGAAGAAACAAGGTAGACGACCAGTAAAAAACACTACCAAAGAATACACGTTACCATTTATTCGACAAATTAAGCGATTAAGATTATTAGAAGAGCGAAGGCGGCCATTATCAGAAAAAGGTGCAGAGAGTCTGACTGCAGCTAGGCTAAGAGCTAGTTCAAGCTCTGCTACTAGGGTGACCACCTCTTATCACTCTAAATTCGGCAGAAATACCAATGTTGCATTGTCAGATGAGTTAAAATCTAAGATAGTCCGTCTAATGGCCTCTCGTTACTTGAGTAGATCTGACATTGACAGTTGGCTTAAAATTCATATAGACTCGGAACCACTTAGTAGCCGCCAAGCACTTCTAGAAAACTGTCTTGGTTATATGATTGAATCTGCGAGCCAGAGATCGTTGAAGCCAATTATGGACTACTGTGTATTTGTATGGAAATCTGGTTTCGAAGGAACCAAACTGACTACTTCGAGCGTTCGCAATCAAGTCATAAGTATATTCAGGCAGGCACTTGAGATCTTTGATGCAACTGTATATTCAATCGATAGAGACCACAAATTGGTTGTAAAAGTGGGTATTGAAGATGTGGATGCGTTCAAAAAGTTGCaccatatttatttgaataTATATGGAGGCGGGTCAGCCTATGATGTCGAGCTAGATGATTTATGGTTTCAGTTGGTATTAAGATGTGGAACcatagaagcagcagacgaaATTATTGTTAGCCATTATCTTGAATCGTCGGTATTACCTTCATACGAGGCAACGGATACTTTTATTAATGCACTTTCTAAGCATATTTCACTTCAGAAACAGATATATCCTGGCTCTGACCATGAGTTCAATCAAAAAGTCAAACACGACTTAACTATTTACAGAGAGCTACTAGCTTCTGATCGAGTGACCCCTGCTGTTGTCAAGTTTTTGCTGTTATGGACAGAGGGGTTGAATGAGGTTTACAGTATACTGGATCTAGCCAAAAACTCACGATATGCTGATGATATATTTTCGACCTGTCAAGTCGCTATGGTTGAGTCTGTCGTCAAGGAGGCATTACATGAAGCCAAAAATGGCGACAATAGCACGGAGTtgccatcttcttcaacgaATTTGGTTAACcccaaaatatttattccTATGCATATTAGAGCTATGGCTCATATGTTTGGAACTCTGAACAGATTCACAAAATGCTCGGCCGGAATTACTGCCGATGCTCTAGACAAGTGTCTGTTGTTGTCTGCAAAGTATGGAAATTCA
This window harbors:
- the PDR12 gene encoding ATP-binding cassette multidrug transporter PDR12 (Plasma membrane ATP-binding cassette (ABC) transporter; weak-acid-inducible multidrug transporter required for weak organic acid resistance; induced by sorbate and benzoate and regulated by War1p; mutants exhibit sorbate hypersensitivity; GO_component: GO:0016021 - integral component of membrane [Evidence IEA,IEA]; GO_component: GO:0016021 - integral component of membrane [Evidence ISM] [PMID 12192589]; GO_component: GO:0016020 - membrane [Evidence IEA,IEA]; GO_component: GO:0005886 - plasma membrane [Evidence IEA,IEA]; GO_component: GO:0005886 - plasma membrane [Evidence IDA] [PMID 9687494]; GO_function: GO:0005524 - ATP binding [Evidence IEA,IEA]; GO_function: GO:0016887 - ATPase activity [Evidence IEA]; GO_function: GO:0042626 - ATPase activity, coupled to transmembrane movement of substances [Evidence IEA]; GO_function: GO:0017111 - nucleoside-triphosphatase activity [Evidence IEA]; GO_function: GO:0000166 - nucleotide binding [Evidence IEA,IEA]; GO_function: GO:0005342 - organic acid transmembrane transporter activity [Evidence IDA] [PMID 10419965]; GO_process: GO:0006200 - ATP catabolic process [Evidence IEA]; GO_process: GO:0008152 - metabolic process [Evidence IEA]; GO_process: GO:0015849 - organic acid transport [Evidence IDA] [PMID 10419965]; GO_process: GO:0055085 - transmembrane transport [Evidence IEA]; GO_process: GO:0006810 - transport [Evidence IEA,IEA]), whose translation is MVFRSDGVDPAGKNHPGMDEIDLAKAMECPGVLERLENYFQEVGYKRDRAGNTTGPDLSGSGSATVGAGLGAGPGAHTRASAGAGPGPDSGPGAGSPAPSVTRITTRDSSGTATGKPETSAGSSKTSDTVDSVGKGKPLPSEFNADENLEVLLRALGQSGNGPFPRNATQEDMYHPAVSFKDLVVKGRPSEPGPIPTVFELGKKILLFPVSVFKLFAKKEYPTILHGLDGIVYPGEMLLVLGANNAGCSTLLKTLSGHINDYSLVDGSVCYDSMTLDSLRRSSYRSQVIYNSSSKYTFDCQKFIIWWPIFVYILYSYSQV
- the SNQ2 gene encoding ATP-binding cassette transporter SNQ2 (Plasma membrane ATP-binding cassette (ABC) transporter; multidrug transporter involved in multidrug resistance and resistance to singlet oxygen species; GO_component: GO:0016021 - integral component of membrane [Evidence IEA,IEA]; GO_component: GO:0016021 - integral component of membrane [Evidence ISM] [PMID 12192589]; GO_component: GO:0016020 - membrane [Evidence IEA,IEA,IEA]; GO_component: GO:0005739 - mitochondrion [Evidence IDA] [PMID 14576278]; GO_component: GO:0005739 - mitochondrion [Evidence IDA] [PMID 16823961]; GO_component: GO:0005886 - plasma membrane [Evidence IDA] [PMID 12469340]; GO_function: GO:0005524 - ATP binding [Evidence IEA,IEA]; GO_function: GO:0016887 - ATPase activity [Evidence IEA]; GO_function: GO:0042626 - ATPase activity, coupled to transmembrane movement of substances [Evidence IEA]; GO_function: GO:0017111 - nucleoside-triphosphatase activity [Evidence IEA]; GO_function: GO:0000166 - nucleotide binding [Evidence IEA,IEA]; GO_function: GO:0008559 - xenobiotic-transporting ATPase activity [Evidence TAS] [PMID 10581358]; GO_process: GO:0006200 - ATP catabolic process [Evidence IEA]; GO_process: GO:0008152 - metabolic process [Evidence IEA]; GO_process: GO:0042493 - response to drug [Evidence TAS] [PMID 11421285]; GO_process: GO:0055085 - transmembrane transport [Evidence IEA]; GO_process: GO:0006810 - transport [Evidence IEA,IEA]), which translates into the protein MDSKVGNQFVPGTSPLMRHKLTVAEAAACRGSVYCWDETPKSVDFTIAIRALTNLISNVSISAAHQANQRVYDLYDKVLILFDGHEIFFGRSDAAHTYFERLGYAPSATETTDDFLARIASRDVNCQHRPVQESKELETHENPLMRPQELERAWKSSPEYAKLIEEIDQHRAKHTSDAKFTGPLYSRSYLHQLRLGAKRGYQRILGDKMFQITQFLLGIFNALVLGPLFFNLNPTTVDAFSKGGGLFFALVYNITIALIEVAVIMNNRPILLKQRRYYFIRPSVENFHRVITDLPFRSIGVFLFALPYYFLSSFRLAAGHFFLYLFVVELTTYAFVSYYQMMASIIRVPEVGSVVVVLSVIFFLSYSGYMIPTTFMHPWFRWLNRIDPMAYGFEILLLNEFHGRNMTCGLVAPSGPGYENLGPPYQSCVMAGVLPNQVFAVGDSYMANIFAYTWSHVWRNVGIIIALWLSFLLIGALGSELFAHAPRGSQKHILFKNPDRQDQKSLDDLPSSGAINRSSNIFEKRDTSYTWQHISKEGLLDDVSGFVQSGQMTAIISENLMSLTALTELLALRSPTSDSGNIRLNGSDPRLSNCIGFVQADDDHISYQTVREALQFSARLRLPSTMPDSKKMQIVDRVIADLDMYDMADALVGKEGGTNSLPAYHRKKLAIGVEMVALPDVLIVDLPTNRLDTVESHKFAILLTSLARDSGVAIISSLWDPSSSQLDYFDNVLLLDPSGGCSYFGKVGQDLREILRYFNRSSCDPYRGENLAGTTDFLLQTVRNMDSCGAHEMRSAWSTSREKAVMDATIVELNDSRHATPMIPHNSPNSYMRNFGLVFKRTARAYWRTPRYFFFKAFSFALIGLFVGFTFYKAGNTAGGLQNGVFAFFFSIVVDPAMAAMIHDQVMPIRDHYERGEKNYRQTYHWSCLTFSVLICEVAVHIPLSTLTFLGLYYPTHYTSQPGYFYFVYCILFQLYVVSISLGITFMSPDIMSANNLSSTAFNLTVNYCGVPQRPNLMTGLYRFLYRVSPLSYFVQAYSIAFFHELPVVCKPQEYTVFSTIAGKTCQEYAGPFIAANGGYLANPDSTSTCQYCQFAVGDEFMHANLSTGIGDKWRNVGIIFAYILFNIAGAQLCYFIFRVVKWPSFLKKISFIGRQFVFAKKIHDD